The sequence AACTTGCATGCGAATCTCAATTTAATCTCTGAAGTATCAATTTTTTCTATTTAGTCCTCAAACATTGCTAGTGTGACTCATCTTAGTTTCTAAAACAATTTTTAACGTAGACGTTAATAGAACACTTGCATAGATAATCGGATGTCAAACCGTATTATGTGAAACgacattgtttttattttggcaTTCAAATAGCCCAAAATAAGTGATGTTTATTGAAACTTTTCCTCCCAAAACAAGTGATACGACATTATTTTTCAACTATTTGAATGTCAAAACCAAAATGACATCGTTTTACAAGTTCTAGTATGGCATCTGACTATCTATATCAGCGTTTATTAATATTTGTGTGCCGAAAATTGTTTCAAGGACCAATGTGAGTTATGTTTacaaattttaaagattaaatAAAGGCAATTGAAACATTAAAGACTAAATTAAGGCTCGTATGTAGATTTAGGGACTAGTATTAACTCAGCACTATACTTTATGTATATATTTACTCTATATGTGAGTATTGCCCACAAAGAATATGTACCaggctttatttttttattaataatttaaaagcaAGTCTAAGTATTTATGTAGAAATAGTAGAATGAGGAGGAGATGGTTTTCACTTGTCATATCTTTACAACTAGAACTGAGGAAGTAGCCGTCATTATTTAGAGTGTATAAGGGTAAATTGTGATCTAATTTGATGATggacttttaattttgtttgaattTCTTCAAAACTTGGATAGAACAATTTCCCGCATAAATTGATCAGGTGCTGcacaaataaaacaaaaagcaGCAATGAGATACACATCATAAACTATATAACATAGAATACTAACCTACCAAACCTAGTTGAATTGTTGCAGGACATGCAGCATAGAATACTAAGAATCACATGTTGCAATTGAGAATTGTACCTTGAAGACCCgtgaagagattgaattgccctCTAGCCTGGCGTAGGAACATTTCTACCCCACTCACTGTTATTGCTCCAACTGCTTCTGCTGCTTTCAATAGTCTTGTTTTTCTTGGTGTATACACAGCATCAAACACCAACTCATAATCTTCCAAAGTTTCCTTTTAAAAACATATCAATTAATAAACCAAACTCAGCAAACAACACCACTTACCCTTTGATTTATATACATCAACGGGTGTATGTGTAAGTGTGTAACATCATATAGTTTTAGTTGAGGAGTAAATAACCTTTGCCATATCTGACCATTTGTCCAAAGGAGAAAACGACTCTCCACAATTCGAAAATTGTCCTCAACCATTCAAGTAATTTGTCTAAGCGGCCCTTGTAAAAAGTGACATGCTGATGTGTCGGGAGCCTTTAGACCACCAAGAGAGACCGTTTAGACCAGTTACTTGAATGATTGAGGACCGGTTAGAGATTTACAAATGTGGAGGATCGCTTTGTCCTTCGGACAAATATTGAGGGATTGGAGAAGGCATTTAGTTAGTTCAGTGAAATTATATTTTCTAAACTAGACTCCCATTAAACATCATTTCATTATCTAAAAGAATTTAAAGTAAGAATGTAGAACCTCTGATACTGAAATTCTGTCTGCAATATTAGGATGCATTCCTATTGGTGTTGCATTTGCAAGAATTGCTCCTTTCTCTGGCTGAAAAATGGCCAAGTCTTTGTAATGCAGAGCTTCACCAAATACAGCACTTGCAAGAGATTTTGCTCTGTCTGATTCAACAAAATGAGACTTAGGAAACAATATCCTTAAAGAAGTTCAAATAACAGTTCAATTTGTGAAAGGCATAATAACATGCTTTTAATACCAAAATCAATGTCGAAAATGACTATGCGAGCTCCTCTACTCTTAGCACCAAATGCCAGTGCTCTTCCAGCACCACCGGCACCAACTAGCACGAACAATCTTCCAGCAAGAGGTGAACTTAAGCATGCTCCACCATCATTGCAACCATGCTCTAGAATTGGTTCATAGATATATATATCAATATCATTATATCATCTCAGATAAAATTACACCTATTATAATCTGATCAAAGAACAATGACATTGACAACTAAAGCGCAAAATGCGCATACGTTTAATAGATTTCACTTTTAAGGATCATACAAAAACATTTGACAAGTTCAAAGCAGTTATAAACATAGCATTTGAGGAGTATAACCTATGAGAGCATCCTCAATAGCAGTGATTGCACCCTCACAATCTGTATTGTAGCCAACTAGCTTCCCATCAATTGGTCTTCTTACAATAGTATTAACAGCTCCTATAGACTGGTGAAGCACGAACCGAGACGATTTTATCACTTAATATTTTCACGAAATCACAAAAATTTAAGCTGATAGGAAGAGGTATATGAATGATTATGTATCTAACAAATACGATCAGATCATTTCATAGAAGATGGACTTCATCACAAAAGGACAAGCAAACCTGAGCAAGAGGATGGACTTCATCACAAAAGGTTAGAACTTTTTCCTTGTATGGAAAGCCAACACTGAAGCACAGAAGAAAGAAGCAGGtcagaaatcacaaaataagaaaaaggaataCCAAACATATAAAATGGGTGACACAAACATATAAATATGGCATACCTATAACCCGCAAAATCGGGGCTTGTGTAAGTGCTAAAGAATTCTTTAAGATCATCAACAAACATGGGGACATACATTCCATTAAATTTTGCATGTCTGAAAGTAGGATTATGCAGCAAAGGGCCTTTGCTGTGGCCAACTGGTTTTGAAATTAGGCCAAAAACTTTGGTATCCTCATTTACATGTTCCAATTTATATGCTTCCCGGAGAGTTTCCAAAGAAGGCATACCAGGGATTGGATTTCCATCCAAAGATCCATAGACAAAGAACCCTCCGAATTTCGGACACAGAAGCTGGCTTATTAACCCTCTGTCTCCAACAGAATAAGCAATTAATGGTACCTACAAAATTGTTACCACAAAGAAGAAACAATTACTATGAAAATTCTTACATCCATGTGAATTAAACCAATGAATATATGAAAATCACATGCCTGAGAATAGGGAAGTATACTAAATATTCTTTCAATTTCTGTAATGTCTTGTGCATTTGTGACAAGCTTGATGATATCTGCTCCAGTTGCTTTCATAAGTGTAACAAGCTTAAGGAGTTCTGATTTTGGAGGGGTCACTCCATCCACATAGGACGAAACAATTATTTTTCCATGATTACCATGGTTTTTCTTATATTCCATCATGGTCTTAAGACAAGAAGAAGCTGCCTGAGAAAACATTAAGACATAAATGAAGACAAATTGGACCAACCATACTTATACATGGTGGTACTAATATGTTTTTCTCCAAGAAACCAAACACACCTTAAGCTCAATGTCTATGAAATCAGCTCCCAATTCCATAGCAAGTTGTAATGCTTCCAACCGAATATTCTCATCTCCTTCGTATAAACCACCCTCCCATTTTGGCCTTCAATAACACATCAAGCACAGTATTAACCATCATGGAGTAACAAATGTATAGaacagaaaa is a genomic window of Arachis ipaensis cultivar K30076 chromosome B06, Araip1.1, whole genome shotgun sequence containing:
- the LOC107645860 gene encoding bifunctional 3-dehydroquinate dehydratase/shikimate dehydrogenase, chloroplastic isoform X1, with amino-acid sequence MGSNEVSAEALMICAPIRSQCVEQIVKKMHEAKAQGADVVEVSLDHITNFHPHNDLQTILTNKLLPILFSYRPKWEGGLYEGDENIRLEALQLAMELGADFIDIELKAASSCLKTMMEYKKNHGNHGKIIVSSYVDGVTPPKSELLKLVTLMKATGADIIKLVTNAQDITEIERIFSILPYSQVPLIAYSVGDRGLISQLLCPKFGGFFVYGSLDGNPIPGMPSLETLREAYKLEHVNEDTKVFGLISKPVGHSKGPLLHNPTFRHAKFNGMYVPMFVDDLKEFFSTYTSPDFAGYSVGFPYKEKVLTFCDEVHPLAQSIGAVNTIVRRPIDGKLVGYNTDCEGAITAIEDALIEHGCNDGGACLSSPLAGRLFVLVGAGGAGRALAFGAKSRGARIVIFDIDFDRAKSLASAVFGEALHYKDLAIFQPEKGAILANATPIGMHPNIADRISVSEETLEDYELVFDAVYTPRKTRLLKAAEAVGAITVSGVEMFLRQARGQFNLFTGLQAPDQFMREIVLSKF
- the LOC107645860 gene encoding bifunctional 3-dehydroquinate dehydratase/shikimate dehydrogenase, chloroplastic isoform X2 → MGSNEVSAEALMICAPIRSQCVEQIVKKMHEAKAQGADVVEVSLDHITNFHPHNDLQTILTNKLLPILFSYRPKWEGGLYEGDENIRLEALQLAMELGADFIDIELKAASSCLKTMMEYKKNHGNHGKIIVSSYVDGVTPPKSELLKLVTLMKATGADIIKLVTNAQDITEIERIFSILPYSQVPLIAYSVGDRGLISQLLCPKFGGFFVYGSLDGNPIPGMPSLETLREAYKLEHVNEDTKVFGLISKPVGHSKGPLLHNPTFRHAKFNGMYVPMFVDDLKEFFSTYTSPDFAGYSVGFPYKEKVLTFCDEVHPLAQSIGAVNTIVRRPIDGKLVGYNTDCEGAITAIEDALIEHGCNDGGACLSSPLAGRLFVLVGAGGAGRALAFGAKSRGARIVIFDIDFEQNLLQVLYLVKLCITKTWPFFSQRKEQFLQMQHQ